In Streptomyces sp. 71268, the DNA window GTCCGGCCCGTCCGCCGCGCCGGCGCCGGGACCGGCCGTCGACCACGTCACCCGGCCACGGCCCAACTCGACCCGGGCCGCCGCGATGCCCCGCTGCGCGCAGTACAGCGCGCCCTTGCCGTAGGCGCAGTACGCCATGCGCGCGTCGTCGCCCTGCGGCGCGGGCAGCCCCGCCGCGTCGCGCAGCGTGATCCGCCACGGCCGCCAGGTGCTGCCGGCGGCGGCCCGCCGGTCGGGGTCGGAGGTCGAACCGAAGTCGTCGACCTGGCGCAGCGTCCACACCGTGCCCGCGCCGAGCACCACGAGCAGCGCCACCGCCGCGGCCACCCACCGGGTCGGGCGGCCGGTGCGGGCGAGCCGGCCGAGCACGCCGGGCCGGCGCGCCGCGTGGGCTCGGCCCGGGGCCGCGCGTTCGCCACCCCGCGCCGCGCCCGGCCCCCGCTCGCCCTCCCGCTGGCCCGCTTCCGGGACGCCGGCCTCCGGTCCCACGGCCTCCGACCCGCCGGCCACCGGCCACGCGTCGATGAACATGGGGCCCGCGCCGTGCTCGCCCTCGTCGGTGGCCTCGGGGCCACCGGCCTCGGCCGGGTGGGCGCGTCCGTCCGCGCCGGGCGAGGCGGCCCTGATGTGCGTGTCCTGCTCCGCCCCGGCCCCGCTCGGGCCCGGGGCCGACCCCGGGTCGGCGGCGTCGACCTCAACGCCCCCGCCCCCGCCCTCACCCCCCGGCGGCGAGCCGCAACGCGTCCGCGCCCGCCGCCGCGATGTCGCGCTCCAACGAGCTGGGCGCCCGCTGGAAGGGGACCCGCGGCGCTCCCGGCGGCTGCGCCGCGCGCGGCGTGGACAGCGGCACGAACGGGCCGTGCCCGCCCGCGCGCAGCGCCGACATGAGCCCGTCGGGCGTCGGCCGGTCCGCCGGGTTCTTGGCCAGGCAACTGCGGATCAGCGGCAGCAGGTCGGGGGAGACCCCGTCCAGGTCGGCCTCGTCGTGCACGACCTGGTAGGCCACGATGTACGGGCTCTCGGAGCTGAACGGGCCGCGCCCGGTCGCCGCGTGCACCAGGACCGAGCCGAGGGTGAACACGTCGGCCGCGGGCCCCACTTCGCGCGGGCGCTGGAACTGCTCCGGCGCCATGAACGGCGGCGTCCCGATCAACTTGCCCGTCTCGGTGCGCAGATCGCTGTCGGACGGCCGCGAGATGCCGAAGTCGATCACCCGTGGCCCGTCGGCGGCCAGCAGCACGTTGCTGGGCTTCAGGTCGCGGTGGACCACGCCGGCCCGGTGGATGTCGCGCAGCGCCTCCGCGAGCCCGGCCGCGAGACGGCGCACCTCGTCCGGGGCCAGCGGCCCATTCCGCTTCACGTGCTCGGCGAGGGTGGGCCCGGGAATGTACAGCGTGGCCATCCACGGCCGTTCGGCATTAGGGTCGGCGTCCACCACGGGGGCCGTAAAAGCGCCGCTCACTCTCCGTGCCGCCATGACTTCTTGGCGAAATCGCGCCCGAAATTCCGGGTCGGCGGCGAATTCTGTGTGTACGACCTTTACGGCAAGCCGCATTCCCGACGGTGACCTGGCCAGATGCACCACGCCCATGCCGCCGGAGCCAAGTCGTGCCTCCAGTCGGTACTGCCCCGCATATTGCGGACCTTCCGCTTCCGGGCCTGTCCCCGCGCTACGCAGCGGCGGCATTCCCCCCACCCCCGTGAATTCGTCCGCACATGCGGCTCACGGAGCTTAGTCGATAGCGCGTACGGGACAGTTGAGGCAAGCTAACCTGCGCATGTCTCAGCATGTCTCAGTACAAATCGCTCAACGGGGGAGGGGCCATATGGCCACGGAAGAGAACGACGCGTCGCGGCACGAGGCCGCGGGGGTGGCGACGGCGGCCGCGACCGTCGGCGGCGGTGGCGCGGCCGGCGGGGTCGTCGCCGCCGGTGAGGCCACGTACCCGGTCGCGCCCGGCTACCGGGTCAACGTCCGCAGCGGCCCGACCACCACCAGCCCGGTGGTACGGGTGCTGGCCTACGACGCGCGGGTCCGCATCCGCTGCCAGCGCCGGGGCCAGTCCGTCAACGGCCCGTACGGCACGTCCAGCATCTGGGACAGCATCGCGCCGGGCGAGTACGTCTCGGACGCGTACGTGCGCACCGGCAGCGACGGGTACGTCGCTCCGTCCTGCGGCTGACCCCAGAGCAGACGGACCAGCCGACCCGGGTCGGCCGGCCGTACGCGGGAACACCAGCCAGGCGCCCGCCACCGCCCGCACGCGGCGGCGGGCGCCGCGCCGTTGGCGGCTCGGGCCGGGCCCGTGTCCGCGCCGTGAGAGCGCGTCAGCGGCCCGGGTCAGGGGAGTTGGGGTCGACCGAGAACAGCGTGCCGTCCGAGGCCGAGGCCACCAGCGCCCCGTCCACCCGCAACACCGCGCTGGTCTCCATCGACATGCCGAAGCCGCTGTCGGCGCTGCGCGGCCCGGTCTGCCAGCGCTCGCCGCCGTCGCGCAGGTCGAGCGCGAGGACGCGACCGCTGCCGTTGCACAGGTAGACCGTGTGCTCGCGGGTCGACACCGAAGGCAGGCCCAGCCGCTCCACGTCCGACATGCTGCTCCACAGCGTCCGGCCGCTGCGCGGGTCGACCGCCGTGACCCGGCCGCTGCTCTGCACGAAGAACAGCCGTCCGCCGGCGAGCGAACCGTGCCCCAGCGCCAGGCGCGGCATCCGCACCTCGCGCGGCTTCCCGGTGACCGCGTCGAGTCGCACCAGGCTCTGGTACGGGGCGCCGTCGCGCTCCTGGTAGCGCAGGAACAGCAGGTCGCGGCCGTCGGTGCCGAGCGGTTCGTCCACGTTGCGCAGGCGGGCGAGTTCGGTGGGCGCCCCGCTCGCCCGGTCCAGCCGGCGCACCAGCGTCGTGTCGCTCTCTCCGTCCTCCGCCCAGCACAACGCGTACGGCAGACCCGCGTGCCCGGCCGGCGAGCACTCCTGCCCGGGCGGTACGGGGTAGGACCAGCGCACCTCGCCGGTGGCCGTGTGGCGGGCGGTGATGGCGCCGTCCCCCGGGGCGCTGTCGAGCACGAGGTCGCCGGCTATCGCCGCCTCGGCGGAGTCGCTCACCTCCCGCGACCACACCTCCGCGCCGCTCTCCGCGTCGAGCGCGACCAGCCGCGTGCTCCCCTCGCTCGGCGAGTCGTGCACCAAGACCAGCCCGCCGCGCACGCCGATCGGCTGACTGCCGCTCGCCATCTCCGCCGGGTCGCTCAGCGCGTCGGTGCGCCAGTCGAGCCGCCCCGAGCGGGCGTCGAGCCGGACCGTGGGGAAGCCCATGCCGCCGCAGAACAGCCGGGTCCCGCGCGCGACGCACTGGGGGTCGAAGACCTCGCCGAGCCCGGCGGAGCCGGCCGGGCCCGCCTTCGGCGTGACCCCGCTCGGGTGCAGCGCCACCTCCCACGGCCGCCAGCCGTCCGGCAGCGCCGCGGCCCGCACCCCACGGCCCACCGGGCCGCTGGTGCGCACGCCGTCGTCGGGCCCGAACAGCAGGAACGCCCCGCAGCCGAGGCCCAGCGCCGTCAGCGACGCGAGGGACCCGAGGACCCGCCGTGGCCAGCGCCCCCGGGGCCAACGCAACAGCCCACCGGCGCGCCCGGCACCGCCACCCGCCTCCGCGCCCCCGGCCGCGCCACCCGCCGCCCCCTCGCTGCCGGCCCGGCCCGTGCCGACCGTCCGGTCCGCGCTGCCTGCCGCCCCGACCGCCCCACCGCCGCGCGGCGACGCGCCGTCCGCCACCGCGCCCCCCCGCCGCCCGGCTCGCCGTACCGCCTACCGCCGCACCACCCGCCGCGCCGCGCGCGGGGACGCGCACCGGGCCTCGGGTGGGCAGCTCCGTGAACGCCTCCACCAGCTCCGGGAGTCCGGGCCGCCGGACCGGGTCCTTGGCCAGGCAGCGCTCCACCACGTCGCGCAGCGGTCGCGCCAGCGCGTCCAGCGTGGGCGGCTCGTGCACGACCCGGTAGGCCGTCAGGTACGGGCTGTCCGCGTCGAACGGCCCGTACCCCGTCGCCGCGAACGCCAGCAGCGCGCCGAGCGAGAACACGTCGGAGGCCGCCGTCACCTCGCGCGGCCGGTTCAACTGCTCGGGCGACATGAACGGCGGCGTGCCGAGCACCCGCCCGGTCACCGTCAGCGCCTGGTCGTCGGCCGCGCGCGAGACGCCGAAGTCGATGACGCGCGGCCCGTCCTTGGCCATCAGCACGTTGGCCGGCTTGAGGTCGCGGTGCACCACGCCCACCCGGTGGATGTCGCCCAGCGCCCCCGCGAGCCCGAGCGCGAGCCGCCGCAGTCTCGCCGCGCCCAGCGGCCCCCGCTCGGTCAGCTCCTCGGCGAGGGTGCGGCCCGGCACGTACAGCGTCGCCATCCAGGGCCGCTCGGCGTCCGGGTCGGCGTCCACCACCGGCACCGTGTACGCCCCGCTCACCCGCCGGACCGCCGCGACCTCCTGTCGGAACCGGTCGCGGAACTCCTCGTCCTCGGCGAACTGGGAGTGCACCACCTTGACGGCGACCTGCCGGCCGGAGGCGGCGCGGGCCAGGTAGACGACGCCCATGCCGCCGGAGCCGAGACGGTCGAGCAGCCGGTACTCCCCGACCGCCTCCGGATCACCGACGCCCAGCGACACCGCCCCACCTCCTCGCACGCGCGTTTGAGCAAAAAGCCTAGACGTCGCGCGAGGCCACTGAGTGACCGAACCCGCCAACCCGCGATAATCGGCGGTATGAGCGATGAGCAGCAGCCCGACACGGGCGCCGAAGCCCCCGGCGAGAAAGGCGTGCAGGCCGCGGCGGGCGCCGACGCGGGGCCCGAGCCGGACTCGATCTGGTTCTTCGGCACCACCTGGGTGCACCACGACGGCGGGTACGCGCTGCGCCGCGTCGGCTTCTCGCTCGGCACCCTGCTGGCCGCCGCCGTGGGCACGTTCCTGCTGGTCTTCGCGTACCAGGGGGTGGCCATCTCGGACGCCGGCGGCCTGGTCAACCTCATGGTCATCGTGGCCCTCGCGATCTGTAGCGCGCTCGCCTTCGGCCGCACGATGGAGGAGCTGGGCTCGGGCGACGGCCGGCGCGGCGGCCGGCGGGACCGTGCCGAGCGCGGCGACGAGGCGGCCAGCGAGAAGTCGATGCGCAGCATCAAGCTCATCGGCTTCGTGGGCGTGCTGCTCGCCTACTTCTGCCGCAGCCTGGTCGAGGCCCCGCGCGAGAAGCGGTACCGGGCCGAGTACGAGGCGGCCAAGATCCGGCACGAGCGGCTGCGCGCCACCCGTACGGGAAACCCCGCGGCGCGCGCCAAGAAGCGCAAGCGCCGCTGAGCGCGCCGGCGCCGCCCCCAAGGCGCGCGGTGCTGTCGCGCCGTCGGTCGCACTGTCGGTCGCGCCGTCGGTCGTGGCGGTGCCGCTACGCGGTGGGCTCGGCCCGGTCCGGGGTGCACGCGGCGGCGATGCCCAGGCTGTCCTCGTAGATGTGGTGCCGGACGATCTCCCCGTTCGCGACGGTCAGCCGCAGCGCGAACGGCGAGTGGAACGACTTCCCGGTGGCCCGCACCGTGCCGTGCAGGTGGCCGGTGAGGACCGCGTCCGCGCCGTCGACCAGGAACGCGTCGATCGTCGCGCCGCCCGCCTCCGGCACCGTGTGCGCCGCCAACTCGACCCAGTGCCCGACGACGTCGGCGCGCGTGGAACGCGGCCGAATCCACGGCACGGCCGGGTTCGGGGCGATCTGCCAGTCCACCTCCTCCGCGTACGTGGCGGCGATCTCCTCCGGCCCCTGCTCGGGGTCGGCCACCCGGCGCAGGTACTCCGCCACGACGGCCCGCGTCCGCTCCGTCTCCGCGGCCCTTTCGGCGGCGGCGGGCGCGCTGGCGGGAGCGGTACCGGTGCTGGCGGGGGCAGCGGTGCTGGCGGGGGAGGCGTCGGCGCTGGTGGGGATGGCGTCGGTGCTGGCGGCGTGGTTCGCGGTGTTCGTCTTCGTCGTCATACGGCAGAGCCTGCCGGCTGGCCGCCGCCCCGTCGATTACCTGCCAGGTCATGTCGGTTCCTGCCTGGTCATGCCTGCGGGCGCGGGCGCGGGAGGCGGGACCATCGGGGGAAACCCTGAGACGACCCCCAGATGTCCCTAGGTCACCCCGGCATGTGTCAGTTTCCTTTGACAGGTGTTTGGCCGGGGTGTCAGTGTAAGAACACAACACAGCAAGAGAGGTTCGAGATGGGCTCGGCCCCAGTCCCGACCGGAGACGAACTGCTG includes these proteins:
- a CDS encoding SH3 domain-containing protein, with product MATEENDASRHEAAGVATAAATVGGGGAAGGVVAAGEATYPVAPGYRVNVRSGPTTTSPVVRVLAYDARVRIRCQRRGQSVNGPYGTSSIWDSIAPGEYVSDAYVRTGSDGYVAPSCG
- a CDS encoding PQQ-binding-like beta-propeller repeat protein, whose translation is MADGASPRGGGAVGAAGSADRTVGTGRAGSEGAAGGAAGGAEAGGGAGRAGGLLRWPRGRWPRRVLGSLASLTALGLGCGAFLLFGPDDGVRTSGPVGRGVRAAALPDGWRPWEVALHPSGVTPKAGPAGSAGLGEVFDPQCVARGTRLFCGGMGFPTVRLDARSGRLDWRTDALSDPAEMASGSQPIGVRGGLVLVHDSPSEGSTRLVALDAESGAEVWSREVSDSAEAAIAGDLVLDSAPGDGAITARHTATGEVRWSYPVPPGQECSPAGHAGLPYALCWAEDGESDTTLVRRLDRASGAPTELARLRNVDEPLGTDGRDLLFLRYQERDGAPYQSLVRLDAVTGKPREVRMPRLALGHGSLAGGRLFFVQSSGRVTAVDPRSGRTLWSSMSDVERLGLPSVSTREHTVYLCNGSGRVLALDLRDGGERWQTGPRSADSGFGMSMETSAVLRVDGALVASASDGTLFSVDPNSPDPGR
- a CDS encoding nuclear transport factor 2 family protein; this encodes MTTKTNTANHAASTDAIPTSADASPASTAAPASTGTAPASAPAAAERAAETERTRAVVAEYLRRVADPEQGPEEIAATYAEEVDWQIAPNPAVPWIRPRSTRADVVGHWVELAAHTVPEAGGATIDAFLVDGADAVLTGHLHGTVRATGKSFHSPFALRLTVANGEIVRHHIYEDSLGIAAACTPDRAEPTA